In the genome of Neodiprion pinetum isolate iyNeoPine1 chromosome 2, iyNeoPine1.2, whole genome shotgun sequence, one region contains:
- the LOC124211468 gene encoding uncharacterized protein, with protein MSEAKKTKILETLHETTQCKIPDGNCIVALEKLAKNLKCTSCSSLLDMEKMYGYNREGLHVKFKIKCDTCGRYNNVNTAESTNGVSDVNMSVVLGAIHAGVGNTGLNKILACANLPRVIDKIYKKYEVVVGQAIELEAKESCKRAASEEKELVIKNVKKLCDTL; from the exons ATGTCAGAAgctaaaaaaacaaaaattctcgaaaCACTGCATGAAACTACTCAATGTAAAATTCCAGATGGGAATTGTATAGTTgcattggaaaaattagctaAAAACCTCAAATGCACCAGCTGCAGCAGTCTTTTAGACATGGAAAAAATGTACGGCTATAACAGAGAAGGACTTCACGTAAAGTTTAAGATAAAATGTGATACTTGTGGCAGatataataatgttaatacCGCAGAGTCCACCAATGGTGTTTCTGATGTCAATATGTCCGTGGTTTTAG GGGCTATTCATGCCGGTGTTGGAAATACTGgcttaaataaaattcttgcTTGTGCCAATTTACCTCGAGTAATagacaaaatttataaaaagtaCGAAGTTGTAGTTGGTCAAGCAATAGAATTAGAAGCTAAAGAAAGTTGCAAGCGAGCTGCTTCTGAGGAAAAAGAattggtgataaaaaatgtcaaaaagcTGTGTGACACATTGTAA